CTGGGAGATTTATTATTTGCAGTCTCCAATGCAGCTCGTTTCATTGGTACGGATCCAGAAGTAGCGCTCTCTAAGACCAACCATAAATTTATGACGCGATTCCACTTTATCGAAGAACAATTACGGAACCAAGGACGGACAGTGTTAGACAGCAATGTAGAAGAAATGGAGCAGATTTGGCAGCTTTCCAAAACAAAATCTGTCGAAAATCTGCATGATTTAAATGAATAATATAAAAGATGACGAGTAATGCAGGAATTTGGGGATGGATCCAGAATATCTCCTTTAGATGCAATAAACGTTATGGGATTAATCTTAAATAAGATGAGTTCTATACCATATTTCATCTACTTTTCTGTAAATATTAGGAGGAAAATAATTTATGAACAAGACAGACTTAGTCAACAATATTTCAAGCAAAAGCGGGTTGACCAAAAAAGATGTTGAGTCCGTATTGAATGGTTTTCTTGGAGAAATTACGGATGCTTTAGTAGCCGGTGATAAAGTACAATTGATCGGTTTTGGTACTTTCGAGACTCGTAAACGTGCGGCACGTGCAGGTCGCAATCCACAAACAGGAAACACCATTGAAATTCCTGAATCCAATGTGCCAGCCTTTAAGGCAGGTAACAAGCTTAAAGAAGCCGTAAAATAACATGCGTATCGATAAATTTCTTAAAGTATCAAGATTAATTAAGCGGCGCACAGTGGCAAAGGATATTTCAGATCAAGGTCGGGTCCTAATCAATGGTCGGGAGTCGAAGCCTAGTAGCGCGGTTAAGGTGGGCGATGAAATAACAGTCCAGTTTGGCCAGAAGCTAGTAACGGTTCGTGTAGAGCGTCTTGCTGAGAGCACACGCAAAGAAGAGGCTACAAGCCTTTATAGCTTAGTTAAAGAAGAACCGATTGCGAAGGAAACGGGTCTTGATTGGTAGTCACAAAGTGTAAGAAAAGGCAGTCATGGAGTCTTATGTAGACTTCAGGCTGTCTTTTTTTGAATTTAAGCAAAGTATAAGTCTTAACTATACTTTTCTTAAATTTCTACGAGAAACGGTTACTGTCCTTTAAGGACGGCGAAGCCGTATCTTCTTGTATAGAATTATAAACGTTCATCCTTATTACATCGGTAACTGTGAGTATCTTTTGGGGAAGGCATTCAATTTCCTTGTAGACAAGAATAGTGTGTTAAAGTTCTAAACCTCCGCACCACCCCATAAGCTATTGGTAGAAGGAGGGGTACATGCTATGATCGAGCAAGGAAAAAGTAAGGTACATGATCTTCATATGCAGAACCGTAGACAACTTCATATGACTGGAGTCCAGAATGTAGAGAGTTTCGACAGCGAGGAGTTTCTACTACAGACAGAGCTAGGCCATTTAACGATTAAAGGTCAGAATTTACATATTAAAAATCTCAGTTTAGAGGAGGGTGTTCTGTCTATTGAGGGACTCGTTCACTCCCTTGTGTATTTAGACCCCGGAACACATGGTAAGAATAAGGGAATGTTCGGCAAGCTATTCAAATGAATCCCTATGTAC
The nucleotide sequence above comes from Paenibacillus sp. IHBB 10380. Encoded proteins:
- a CDS encoding HU family DNA-binding protein — encoded protein: MNKTDLVNNISSKSGLTKKDVESVLNGFLGEITDALVAGDKVQLIGFGTFETRKRAARAGRNPQTGNTIEIPESNVPAFKAGNKLKEAVK
- the yabP gene encoding sporulation protein YabP, with the protein product MIEQGKSKVHDLHMQNRRQLHMTGVQNVESFDSEEFLLQTELGHLTIKGQNLHIKNLSLEEGVLSIEGLVHSLVYLDPGTHGKNKGMFGKLFK
- a CDS encoding RNA-binding S4 domain-containing protein, which codes for MRIDKFLKVSRLIKRRTVAKDISDQGRVLINGRESKPSSAVKVGDEITVQFGQKLVTVRVERLAESTRKEEATSLYSLVKEEPIAKETGLDW